One window of Novosphingobium sp. P6W genomic DNA carries:
- a CDS encoding DUF2147 domain-containing protein: protein MHVMKPLALALVAAACCSVPALAANADSVLGTWRTPSKNGVVEIARCGGSICGRLMSSDHIKTNPELKDVNNKDTSKRDRKLKGLQIVGGFKLDGDAWTGGSIYNPEDGGTYKATITPAGPDSLKLKGCIVWPLCKTQTWNRIK, encoded by the coding sequence ATGCACGTGATGAAACCCCTGGCGCTGGCTTTGGTTGCCGCTGCCTGCTGTTCGGTTCCTGCCCTCGCCGCGAATGCGGATTCGGTGCTGGGAACCTGGCGCACCCCTTCGAAGAACGGCGTCGTCGAGATCGCCCGCTGCGGCGGCTCGATCTGCGGCAGGCTGATGTCGTCGGACCACATCAAGACCAATCCCGAACTGAAGGACGTCAACAACAAGGACACCTCCAAGCGCGACCGCAAGCTCAAGGGCCTGCAGATCGTCGGCGGCTTCAAGCTGGACGGCGACGCGTGGACCGGCGGCTCGATCTACAACCCCGAGGACGGCGGCACCTACAAGGCCACGATCACCCCCGCCGGCCCTGACAGCCTCAAACTGAAGGGCTGCATCGTCTGGCCCTTGTGCAAGACGCAGACATGGAACCGGATCAAGTGA
- a CDS encoding thiolase family protein: MQSVVIAGYARSPFHLAGKGALARVRPDDLAAQVIRGLIGKTGVEPADIEDIILGCAFPEGEQGLNVARLIGLLADLPISVGGMTVNRFCGSSMSAIHIAMGQIAIGAGEVFVCAGVESMSRVPMMGFNPLPNPVLAKKSAAYMGMGDTAENVAAKYQISRGDQEALAVESQNKAASARAEGRLNDEIVPIETKAGTVSEDGTIRPDTTAEALAGLKPAFDAQGSVTAGTSSPLTDGASAVLVTTEDYARAHGLPILARIKSVAISGCAPETMGLGPILSSQKALQRAGISAADLDVVELNEAFASQALACIKDLGLDRAKVNIDGGAIAIGHPLGATGARIVGKAASLLKREGGRYALASQCIGGGQGIATVLEAVE; the protein is encoded by the coding sequence ATGCAAAGCGTCGTGATCGCGGGATACGCCCGCTCGCCGTTTCACCTTGCCGGCAAGGGCGCACTTGCCCGCGTCCGCCCCGATGACCTTGCCGCGCAGGTCATTCGCGGGCTGATCGGCAAGACCGGCGTCGAGCCTGCCGATATCGAGGATATCATCCTCGGCTGCGCCTTCCCGGAAGGCGAGCAGGGCCTCAACGTGGCGCGTCTGATCGGCCTGCTGGCGGACCTGCCGATCTCCGTCGGCGGCATGACGGTGAACCGGTTCTGCGGCTCGTCGATGAGCGCGATCCACATTGCCATGGGCCAGATCGCCATTGGCGCGGGCGAGGTGTTCGTCTGCGCCGGTGTCGAATCGATGAGCCGGGTGCCGATGATGGGCTTCAACCCGCTGCCCAACCCAGTGCTGGCGAAAAAGAGTGCTGCCTACATGGGCATGGGCGATACGGCCGAGAACGTCGCCGCCAAGTACCAGATTTCGCGCGGCGATCAGGAAGCGCTTGCGGTGGAGAGCCAGAACAAGGCCGCCTCTGCCCGCGCCGAGGGCCGTCTGAACGACGAGATCGTGCCGATCGAAACCAAGGCCGGAACGGTAAGCGAGGATGGCACCATCCGCCCCGATACCACCGCCGAGGCGCTGGCAGGACTGAAGCCCGCGTTCGATGCCCAGGGCTCGGTGACGGCCGGCACGTCCTCGCCGCTGACCGATGGGGCTAGCGCCGTTCTCGTCACGACCGAGGATTATGCGCGCGCCCATGGCCTGCCGATCCTTGCCCGTATCAAGTCGGTCGCGATCTCGGGCTGCGCGCCCGAGACGATGGGACTTGGCCCGATCCTCTCCAGCCAGAAGGCATTGCAGCGGGCCGGGATTTCCGCCGCCGATCTTGACGTGGTGGAACTGAACGAGGCTTTCGCCAGCCAGGCACTTGCCTGCATCAAGGACCTGGGGCTGGACCGCGCCAAGGTGAACATCGACGGCGGCGCGATCGCCATCGGCCACCCGCTGGGCGCAACCGGGGCGCGGATCGTCGGCAAGGCGGCCTCGCTGCTCAAGCGTGAGGGCGGCAGGTACGCGCTCGCCAGTCAGTGCATCGGCGGCGGGCAGGGCATCGCCACCGTTCTGGAGGCCGTGGAATGA
- a CDS encoding MerR family DNA-binding transcriptional regulator has product MIGIQDAATQLGVTMRTLRFYEDKGLISPQRVGTTRIYSRREIGRMQLILRGKRLGFSIREIKEFLDLYDVDPEHHEQVRALRTRVGDRISDLRKQKRAIEQTLDELLSIDRQAQAWLAGTPVKPVEEAPHD; this is encoded by the coding sequence ATGATCGGCATCCAGGATGCGGCCACCCAGCTTGGCGTCACCATGCGCACCTTGCGATTCTACGAGGACAAGGGCCTGATCTCGCCGCAGCGGGTGGGCACCACGCGCATCTATTCGCGGCGTGAGATCGGCCGGATGCAGCTGATCCTGCGCGGCAAGCGGCTGGGTTTCTCGATCCGCGAGATCAAGGAATTTCTCGACCTCTACGACGTCGACCCGGAGCACCACGAACAGGTTCGCGCCCTGCGCACCCGTGTGGGCGACCGGATCTCCGACTTGCGCAAGCAGAAGCGCGCGATCGAGCAGACGCTGGACGAACTGCTCTCGATCGACCGGCAGGCGCAGGCCTGGCTAGCCGGCACGCCGGTAAAGCCCGTGGAGGAAGCCCCGCATGACTGA
- a CDS encoding TetR/AcrR family transcriptional regulator: MTVKVATLREEEVLAAAAALFAARGFAATSIRDIGERVGLLGGSLYHYIKSKDALFIRIHDRALQSAEDRIHAAIAGLEDPSQALATACRVLLEIQLDPASLTMPLMNDFRAVPESVRVQLVERRDAFEQVFADLVEAAPLPAGVDRAVYRILLLTTLNTASTWYRPGRLSLDEVARQILRVYSVEG, from the coding sequence TTGACCGTCAAAGTCGCCACCCTGCGCGAAGAGGAAGTGCTGGCTGCCGCTGCTGCGCTGTTCGCCGCGCGGGGATTCGCTGCGACCAGCATTCGGGACATCGGCGAGCGGGTGGGGCTGCTGGGCGGATCGCTCTATCATTACATCAAGAGCAAGGACGCGCTGTTCATCCGCATCCATGATCGCGCTCTGCAATCGGCCGAGGATCGCATTCACGCGGCGATCGCGGGGTTGGAGGATCCTTCGCAGGCCTTGGCGACGGCGTGCCGGGTGCTGCTGGAAATCCAGCTCGACCCGGCTTCGTTGACGATGCCTTTGATGAATGATTTTCGCGCCGTGCCCGAAAGCGTTCGGGTGCAACTGGTGGAACGGCGCGATGCCTTCGAGCAGGTGTTTGCCGATCTGGTGGAGGCCGCGCCCCTGCCGGCGGGCGTGGACCGGGCGGTCTATCGCATCCTGCTGCTGACCACGCTCAACACCGCGAGCACCTGGTATCGGCCGGGGCGCCTCAGCCTGGACGAGGTCGCGAGGCAGATATTGCGGGTCTATTCGGTCGAAGGGTAG
- a CDS encoding OmpP1/FadL family transporter: MNTKSGRILLASATSLIAFAYAGAAHAQAFYLQEQSVRGQGRAFSGEAADTGVDSLWWNPASIADLQGGEASVRASFIRPRGDVVDNGTVIVRPGRPAAPVGGDPRAQNPINNGILPSGAVAYGFGKVAVGLAVTAPYSFTTDYDADSWARYSADKTKLRTFDIQPSVAVAVTDWLRVGAAANIEHVDASLGNYLPNLSPLLPDGHQNLKGKGWDVGWSAGVQIHEGPVTLGFAYKSAIKHKLDGTVTIEGLQGPLAGQNAVINAKAQFSTPWQAIAGVRAQLSPKLTFNGQIVRMGWSEFDTIDIGAPLNTAIPENYRNTWTWAMGLDYDVTPQWTVRTGFQRGQTPTQNGNRDARVPDSNRWNFSAGTSYAMSKAFTIDAAASYITFKDASIDRITAAYAGTPVQTPVITNGTLENASALVFSLGARMAF; encoded by the coding sequence ATGAATACCAAGTCCGGCCGCATCCTGCTGGCCAGCGCGACCAGTCTGATCGCCTTCGCCTATGCCGGGGCTGCCCATGCGCAGGCGTTCTACCTTCAGGAGCAGTCCGTGCGCGGACAGGGCCGTGCCTTCTCCGGCGAGGCTGCCGATACCGGCGTCGATTCGCTGTGGTGGAACCCCGCTTCGATCGCCGACCTGCAGGGCGGCGAAGCCTCCGTGCGCGCCAGCTTCATCCGCCCGCGCGGCGACGTGGTAGATAACGGCACCGTGATCGTGCGCCCGGGCCGGCCGGCTGCCCCGGTCGGCGGCGATCCGCGTGCGCAGAACCCGATCAACAACGGCATCCTGCCTTCAGGCGCCGTCGCTTACGGCTTCGGCAAAGTGGCCGTTGGCCTCGCGGTAACCGCACCTTATTCGTTCACCACCGACTACGATGCCGACAGCTGGGCGCGTTATTCCGCCGACAAGACCAAGCTGCGCACCTTCGACATCCAGCCCAGCGTCGCCGTCGCGGTGACCGACTGGCTGCGCGTAGGCGCCGCCGCCAATATCGAGCATGTCGACGCCTCGCTCGGCAACTACCTGCCCAACCTCTCGCCGCTGCTGCCGGACGGGCACCAGAACTTGAAGGGCAAGGGCTGGGATGTGGGCTGGTCTGCCGGTGTGCAGATCCACGAAGGCCCGGTAACGCTGGGCTTCGCCTACAAGTCCGCGATCAAGCACAAGCTGGACGGCACCGTGACGATCGAGGGCCTTCAGGGGCCGCTTGCCGGGCAGAACGCCGTCATCAATGCCAAGGCCCAGTTCAGCACCCCGTGGCAGGCGATCGCCGGCGTGCGCGCGCAGCTCAGCCCCAAGCTGACCTTCAACGGGCAGATCGTGCGCATGGGCTGGAGCGAATTCGATACGATCGACATCGGCGCCCCGCTCAACACCGCGATCCCCGAAAACTACCGCAACACCTGGACCTGGGCGATGGGCCTCGATTACGACGTAACCCCGCAGTGGACGGTGCGCACCGGCTTCCAGCGCGGCCAGACCCCCACCCAGAACGGCAACCGCGACGCGCGCGTGCCTGACAGCAACCGCTGGAACTTCTCGGCAGGCACCAGCTACGCCATGAGCAAGGCGTTCACCATCGACGCAGCGGCATCGTACATCACCTTCAAGGACGCCAGCATCGACCGCATCACGGCCGCCTATGCAGGAACCCCGGTGCAGACCCCGGTGATCACCAACGGCACGCTCGAGAATGCCTCGGCGCTCGTATTTTCCCTCGGTGCAAGGATGGCCTTCTGA
- a CDS encoding acyl-CoA dehydrogenase: protein MPAAYQPPVATMRFLLEHVLDFDAQMAQLPGFEDASADLAAEVLTVAGRMCAERLAPLNLPGDAAGSKLVDGKVITAPGFAEAYAEFVAAGWSGLAGDPAFGGQGLPRTVQIMLDEMVSAANLSFGLFPGLTRGAAEALAAHGSDELKAIYLEKLVTGEWCGAMALTEASAGTDLGLLRTRADPRDDGSYSIIGTKIFISSGDQDFGNNVVHLVLARLPDAPAGVKGISLFLVPKLLPGEAGDWTMRNAMSVGALEHKMGIHAQPTCVMNYDGATGWLVGEAGRGLNAMFTMMNAERLFVGIQGLGLADAATQAAVTYARERLQGRGADGSGPVPIIAHADVRKMLLAGRAFVEPARALAAWTAIRMDVADRHPDPVVSAAAHADVALLTPVIKAAFTDFGFETTVLAQQVFGGHGYIHEAGMEQFVRDARITQIYEGTNGVQAMDLVSRKVTMEGGAPLRAYLDMIAADLGKADPALADPLAAQMREALALLETASETIAAAAGDTDRLGAAATEYLNLFALVSLGWMWLRILAASPALGATRTPQAYAAMARYYATYMLPRAALHAARIAAGPEPVMALDEELF, encoded by the coding sequence ATGCCCGCAGCGTACCAGCCCCCCGTCGCGACGATGCGGTTTCTGCTGGAGCATGTGCTCGACTTCGATGCCCAGATGGCGCAGCTTCCCGGCTTCGAGGACGCCAGCGCCGACCTCGCCGCTGAAGTGCTGACGGTGGCCGGGCGCATGTGCGCCGAACGCCTCGCCCCGCTAAACCTGCCGGGCGATGCGGCAGGATCGAAGCTGGTCGACGGCAAGGTGATTACTGCCCCCGGCTTCGCGGAGGCTTACGCCGAATTCGTCGCAGCGGGCTGGTCCGGCCTTGCAGGCGACCCCGCATTCGGCGGCCAGGGCCTGCCGCGCACGGTTCAGATCATGCTCGACGAGATGGTCTCGGCCGCGAACCTGTCGTTCGGGCTTTTCCCCGGCCTGACGCGCGGCGCGGCCGAGGCACTGGCCGCACACGGCTCCGACGAACTCAAGGCGATCTATCTCGAAAAGCTGGTTACCGGCGAATGGTGCGGCGCCATGGCCTTGACCGAGGCTTCTGCAGGCACCGACCTGGGCTTGCTGCGCACCCGCGCCGACCCGCGCGACGATGGCAGCTACTCCATCATCGGCACCAAGATCTTCATTTCCTCGGGCGATCAGGACTTCGGCAACAACGTCGTCCACCTCGTCCTTGCGCGCCTGCCCGATGCCCCTGCGGGCGTGAAGGGCATCAGCCTGTTCCTCGTCCCCAAGCTCCTGCCGGGGGAAGCCGGTGACTGGACAATGCGCAATGCCATGTCGGTGGGGGCGCTGGAACACAAGATGGGCATCCACGCCCAGCCAACCTGCGTCATGAACTACGACGGCGCCACCGGCTGGCTGGTTGGCGAGGCCGGGCGCGGGCTGAATGCGATGTTTACGATGATGAACGCCGAGCGCCTCTTCGTCGGCATCCAGGGCCTTGGCCTCGCCGATGCCGCAACCCAAGCCGCCGTCACTTACGCCCGCGAGCGCCTGCAGGGACGCGGCGCCGACGGCAGCGGCCCGGTGCCGATCATCGCCCATGCCGACGTGCGCAAGATGCTGCTCGCAGGCCGCGCCTTCGTCGAACCCGCCCGTGCACTGGCGGCCTGGACCGCGATCCGCATGGATGTGGCCGATCGCCACCCCGATCCGGTGGTCAGCGCAGCCGCCCATGCCGACGTCGCGCTGCTCACCCCGGTCATCAAGGCCGCCTTCACCGACTTCGGCTTCGAGACAACGGTGCTGGCCCAGCAGGTCTTCGGCGGTCACGGCTACATCCACGAGGCCGGGATGGAGCAGTTCGTGCGCGACGCGCGCATCACCCAGATCTACGAAGGCACCAACGGCGTGCAGGCCATGGACCTTGTCTCGCGCAAGGTAACGATGGAAGGCGGCGCCCCCTTGCGCGCCTATCTGGACATGATCGCCGCCGACCTCGGCAAGGCCGACCCGGCGCTCGCCGATCCTCTTGCCGCGCAGATGCGCGAAGCGCTGGCCCTGCTCGAAACCGCGAGCGAGACCATCGCCGCAGCCGCCGGCGACACAGACCGGCTGGGCGCGGCCGCAACCGAGTACCTCAATCTTTTCGCGCTGGTTTCGCTGGGCTGGATGTGGCTGCGTATCCTGGCCGCCTCCCCGGCGCTGGGCGCCACCCGCACGCCGCAGGCTTACGCCGCGATGGCCCGCTACTATGCCACTTACATGCTCCCCCGCGCCGCCCTGCACGCGGCCCGGATCGCAGCCGGCCCTGAGCCGGTCATGGCGCTGGACGAGGAATTGTTCTGA
- a CDS encoding acyl-CoA thioesterase II: MTEAVAELRTLLEVEEIDTDLYRGAPAAEGPGRVFGGQVVAQALAAAVRSVGDERQAHSLHAYFLRAGDTARPIIYRTLRDFDGGSFANRRVVAMQGGKPILNLAASFHRREEGFAHAAAMPPVPGPEQCPDFASALSAAGQKFPQAMLDRLAAFEIRPGPPASEGSGTPRQFLWFRLAAPMQADDALSRTVLAYASDFALVGTAVLPHKSNFFAPGLQVASLDHAVWFHSTPQVDDWLLYAMDSPWAGHARGFARGSIYDRAGKLIASVAQEGLCRVVERESK; encoded by the coding sequence ATGACTGAAGCCGTAGCCGAACTGCGTACCCTGCTGGAGGTCGAGGAGATCGACACCGATCTTTACCGGGGCGCCCCCGCCGCCGAAGGGCCGGGCCGCGTGTTCGGGGGGCAAGTGGTCGCGCAGGCGCTCGCCGCTGCCGTCCGCAGCGTGGGCGATGAGCGGCAGGCCCACTCGCTCCACGCCTACTTCCTGCGGGCAGGCGACACCGCGCGCCCCATCATCTACCGGACCTTGCGCGATTTCGACGGAGGCAGTTTCGCCAACCGCCGCGTCGTCGCCATGCAGGGCGGCAAGCCGATCCTCAACCTCGCCGCCTCGTTCCACCGCCGCGAAGAGGGCTTTGCCCATGCCGCCGCGATGCCGCCGGTGCCGGGGCCGGAGCAGTGCCCGGATTTCGCCTCCGCCCTTTCCGCCGCAGGGCAAAAGTTTCCGCAGGCCATGCTCGACCGACTTGCCGCGTTCGAAATCCGGCCCGGCCCGCCGGCGAGCGAAGGTTCCGGTACGCCGCGCCAGTTCCTGTGGTTCCGCCTCGCCGCGCCGATGCAGGCGGATGATGCCCTAAGCCGCACCGTCCTTGCCTATGCCAGCGACTTTGCGCTGGTCGGCACGGCGGTGCTGCCTCACAAATCCAATTTCTTCGCGCCCGGCCTGCAGGTTGCCAGCCTCGACCATGCGGTGTGGTTCCATTCCACCCCGCAGGTGGATGACTGGTTGCTCTATGCGATGGACAGCCCCTGGGCCGGCCATGCGAGAGGCTTTGCGCGCGGTTCGATCTACGACCGGGCAGGCAAGCTGATCGCCAGCGTTGCGCAGGAAGGCCTGTGCCGGGTGGTCGAGCGCGAAAGCAAGTAG
- a CDS encoding 3-hydroxyacyl-CoA dehydrogenase/enoyl-CoA hydratase family protein yields the protein MSDTIRKVCVIGAGTMGAGIAAQVANAGVPVLLLDIVPKDAGNRNAIAEGAVAKMLKTEPAPFMSKSAAKLVETGNIEDHLEKIAECDWVIEAVIERLDIKQGLYAKIEAVKRDGTAVSSNTSTIPLGQLVEGRSAAFQRDFLITHFFNPPRYMRLLEIVTGPATDTAIAAKVEHFSDAALGKTVVRANDTPGFIANRIGTYWIQLGLNAAFDMGLTVELADAIAGKPMGVPKTGIFGLVDLVGIDLMPHLQASLTSTLPKDDPYHAIARTMPLIEKMIGEGYTGRKGKGGFYRLNKEMGRRKETIDLASGEYRETIRAFGPSGAAGKGDLRALVETKGKIGDYAWAVLGGTLAYAAALVPSAAGDVVAIDDAMKLGYNWKAGPFEMIDKLGADWLAQRLESEGKPVPEILKIAGDRTFYRVEDGKRQYLDLDGTYHDIRRPEGVLKLSDIKLASKPLLKNGSAALWDVGDGVVALEFTGKMNALDGDVMKLIVEAIPLVKAKYKALVVYNDADSFSAGANLGLALFAVNIAAWGEIEKLIAGGQMAYKGLKYAPFPVVGAPAGLAVGGGCEILLHCDAVQAHAELYMGLVECGVGLIPGWGGNGEMLDRWQKNRGMPKGPMPAVAKVFETVSTASVSRSAAQAKELLFLRADDGVTMNRDRLLYDAKQKALSLVEGYTAPEAPTFRLPGESGRTALGMAAEGFHKQGKATDYDMVVSAALAGVLSGGEADLVDTVSEAELLKLERETFMRLVREPRSIARVEHMLETGKPLRN from the coding sequence ATGAGCGACACGATCAGGAAAGTCTGCGTAATCGGGGCCGGCACCATGGGCGCCGGGATCGCTGCGCAGGTTGCCAATGCGGGCGTGCCGGTGCTGCTGCTGGATATCGTCCCCAAGGATGCCGGGAACCGTAATGCCATCGCCGAGGGTGCGGTGGCCAAGATGCTCAAGACCGAACCCGCCCCGTTCATGAGCAAGTCTGCCGCCAAACTGGTCGAAACCGGCAACATCGAGGATCACCTTGAAAAGATTGCCGAATGCGACTGGGTGATCGAGGCCGTCATCGAACGGCTCGACATCAAACAAGGTCTCTACGCGAAAATCGAGGCGGTGAAGCGTGATGGGACGGCGGTGTCGTCCAACACCTCGACGATCCCGCTCGGCCAGCTAGTAGAAGGGCGTTCGGCGGCGTTCCAGCGTGACTTCCTCATCACCCATTTCTTCAACCCGCCGCGCTATATGCGCCTGCTGGAGATCGTCACCGGGCCTGCGACCGACACTGCCATCGCTGCGAAAGTCGAGCATTTTTCCGACGCCGCGCTGGGCAAGACGGTGGTTCGCGCCAACGATACGCCGGGCTTCATTGCCAACCGCATCGGCACTTACTGGATTCAGCTGGGCCTCAATGCAGCGTTCGACATGGGGCTTACCGTCGAGTTGGCGGATGCCATTGCCGGCAAGCCGATGGGCGTGCCCAAGACCGGGATTTTCGGCCTTGTCGACCTCGTCGGCATCGATCTCATGCCGCATCTGCAGGCCAGTCTGACCTCGACTTTGCCCAAGGACGATCCGTACCACGCCATCGCCCGGACCATGCCGCTGATCGAGAAGATGATCGGCGAGGGCTACACCGGCCGCAAAGGCAAGGGCGGTTTCTACCGTCTTAACAAGGAGATGGGCCGCCGCAAGGAAACCATCGACCTGGCGAGCGGCGAGTACCGCGAAACCATTCGCGCCTTCGGCCCCTCAGGCGCGGCGGGCAAGGGTGATCTTCGCGCTCTGGTCGAAACCAAGGGCAAGATCGGCGACTATGCCTGGGCCGTGCTGGGCGGGACGCTGGCCTATGCGGCTGCCCTCGTGCCTTCGGCGGCGGGCGACGTGGTGGCCATCGATGACGCGATGAAGCTGGGCTACAACTGGAAGGCCGGCCCCTTCGAAATGATCGACAAGCTGGGCGCCGACTGGCTGGCTCAGCGACTTGAATCCGAAGGGAAACCCGTTCCCGAAATCCTGAAGATCGCAGGGGACCGGACGTTCTACAGGGTGGAAGACGGCAAGCGGCAGTACCTCGACCTTGACGGCACCTACCATGACATCAGGCGCCCCGAAGGCGTCCTGAAGCTGTCCGACATCAAGCTGGCGTCGAAGCCGCTGCTCAAGAACGGTTCCGCCGCACTTTGGGACGTGGGTGACGGGGTTGTCGCCCTCGAATTCACCGGCAAGATGAACGCGCTCGACGGCGATGTTATGAAGCTGATCGTCGAGGCGATCCCGCTGGTGAAGGCAAAGTACAAAGCGCTTGTCGTATATAACGATGCCGACAGTTTCTCGGCTGGAGCCAATCTGGGCCTCGCCCTTTTCGCGGTGAACATCGCCGCATGGGGCGAGATCGAGAAGCTGATCGCGGGCGGCCAGATGGCGTACAAGGGCCTCAAATACGCGCCGTTCCCGGTGGTCGGCGCGCCGGCGGGCCTCGCCGTGGGCGGCGGGTGCGAAATCCTGCTCCACTGCGACGCGGTGCAGGCCCATGCCGAACTGTACATGGGCCTCGTCGAATGCGGCGTCGGCCTGATCCCCGGCTGGGGCGGTAATGGCGAGATGCTGGACCGCTGGCAGAAGAACAGGGGTATGCCCAAGGGCCCGATGCCGGCCGTCGCCAAGGTGTTCGAGACGGTCTCCACCGCCTCGGTTTCGCGCTCGGCGGCGCAGGCGAAGGAACTGCTGTTCCTGCGCGCCGACGACGGGGTGACCATGAACCGTGACCGCCTGCTCTACGATGCCAAGCAGAAGGCGCTTTCGCTGGTCGAAGGCTATACGGCGCCCGAGGCTCCGACTTTCCGCCTGCCGGGCGAAAGTGGCCGAACCGCGCTGGGCATGGCGGCCGAAGGCTTCCACAAGCAGGGCAAGGCGACCGACTACGACATGGTCGTCTCGGCTGCTCTGGCCGGGGTGCTTTCGGGCGGCGAGGCGGACCTTGTCGACACCGTCAGCGAAGCCGAACTGCTCAAGCTGGAGCGCGAGACCTTCATGCGACTGGTGCGGGAACCGCGCTCGATCGCGCGGGTCGAGCATATGCTCGAAACCGGCAAGCCGCTGCGTAATTGA
- a CDS encoding long-chain fatty acid--CoA ligase, giving the protein MNDAATIGGVAPASPTQHADEMPPIAPRLLTDLLDHAVDAHGAWPAIDFMGRKWTYAEIGALSRRAARGLQDLGVVKGTRVGLCLPNTPYYVICYFAVLRIGAVVVNFNPLYTEREMAHQVEDSGCEVMIATDLALCLPKLEPLVGKTCLKRVIVCPFADVLPAFKRRAFLLFKRADIAHEPHDLRYARFENLIARDAQPDPVERSPNDLAVLQYTGGTTGVPKGAMLSHANLAANSAQMIAHVGHMPDKQERTLGVLPLFHVFALTTVLNYSVDTAAEMILLPRFEMKSFLATAKRTRPTQFFGVPTLYTALNGQQLHGEFDNVRVCISGGAPLPLEVRREFETKTGVNVVEGYGLSEASPIIACNPLEGLVKDNSCGPAFPGTQLEIRDPNEPTRTCLPGEKGEVCARGPQIMKGYWNRPEESEKTFIYGALRTGDIGYLDEDGYLFLVDRIKDVILCGGYNVYPRIIEEALYEHPMVWEAAVIGVPDAYRGQSPKAFVALHPGDILDEETLLAFLRERLNKIEIPSSVEFRESLPKTMIGKLSKKDLAAEETARRAGGQAG; this is encoded by the coding sequence ATGAATGACGCGGCGACGATCGGCGGGGTCGCACCCGCTTCCCCCACCCAACATGCGGACGAGATGCCGCCGATCGCGCCGCGTCTGCTGACCGACCTGCTCGACCATGCCGTGGACGCCCACGGCGCCTGGCCGGCGATCGACTTCATGGGCCGAAAGTGGACTTATGCCGAGATCGGCGCGCTTTCCCGGCGCGCCGCTCGCGGACTGCAGGACCTTGGCGTGGTCAAGGGCACGCGGGTCGGGCTGTGCCTGCCCAATACGCCTTACTATGTGATCTGCTACTTCGCAGTCCTGCGGATCGGGGCGGTCGTGGTGAACTTCAACCCGCTCTACACCGAGCGCGAGATGGCCCATCAGGTCGAGGATTCCGGCTGCGAGGTGATGATCGCCACCGACCTTGCGCTATGCCTGCCCAAGCTGGAGCCGCTGGTCGGCAAGACCTGCCTCAAGCGCGTGATCGTCTGCCCCTTCGCCGACGTGCTGCCCGCCTTCAAGCGCCGCGCCTTCCTGCTGTTCAAGCGCGCCGACATCGCCCACGAGCCGCACGACCTGCGCTATGCCCGGTTCGAGAACCTCATCGCCCGCGATGCCCAGCCAGATCCGGTGGAGCGATCCCCGAACGATCTCGCGGTGCTGCAATATACCGGCGGCACCACCGGCGTGCCCAAGGGGGCGATGCTCAGCCATGCCAACCTTGCCGCCAACTCGGCGCAGATGATTGCCCATGTCGGCCATATGCCCGACAAGCAGGAGCGCACGCTGGGCGTCCTGCCGCTGTTCCACGTCTTCGCGCTGACCACGGTGCTGAACTATTCGGTGGACACCGCCGCCGAGATGATCCTGCTGCCGCGCTTCGAGATGAAATCCTTCCTCGCCACTGCCAAGCGCACCAGGCCCACGCAGTTCTTCGGGGTGCCCACGCTCTACACCGCGCTCAACGGCCAGCAGCTTCACGGCGAGTTCGACAATGTGCGCGTGTGCATCTCGGGCGGTGCCCCCCTGCCCCTCGAAGTGCGCCGCGAGTTCGAGACGAAGACCGGCGTCAACGTGGTGGAAGGCTACGGCCTGTCGGAAGCCAGCCCGATCATCGCCTGCAACCCGCTGGAAGGGCTGGTCAAGGACAACTCCTGCGGCCCCGCCTTCCCCGGCACCCAGCTGGAAATCCGCGATCCGAACGAACCCACCCGCACTTGCCTGCCGGGCGAGAAGGGCGAGGTCTGCGCGCGCGGCCCGCAGATCATGAAAGGCTACTGGAACCGCCCGGAAGAAAGCGAAAAAACGTTCATCTACGGCGCCCTGCGCACGGGAGACATTGGCTATCTCGACGAGGACGGCTATCTGTTCCTTGTCGACAGGATCAAGGACGTGATCCTGTGCGGGGGCTACAACGTCTATCCCCGGATCATCGAAGAGGCGCTCTATGAGCATCCGATGGTCTGGGAGGCGGCGGTGATCGGCGTGCCGGATGCCTATAGGGGACAGTCCCCCAAGGCGTTCGTGGCATTGCATCCGGGGGATATCTTGGACGAAGAAACATTGCTCGCCTTCCTGCGCGAGCGGCTGAACAAGATCGAGATTCCATCCTCGGTCGAGTTTCGGGAATCGCTGCCGAAGACGATGATCGGCAAGCTGTCGAAGAAGGACCTCGCTGCCGAGGAAACGGCCCGGCGTGCTGGCGGGCAGGCAGGTTGA